In a genomic window of Streptococcus oralis:
- a CDS encoding SpaA isopeptide-forming pilin-related protein: MNKKIRSWIQILILCLGVILQSFAPLTQVHATEYNDVITSVGVENRSGEALTQGLDIWQEFRLTADFVLPDNTVHEGDTTTLQLPSEITFSNSSDIELRDASNNLVATGRLDAASKTITLTYTKFVENNSGVRGKFFVYVRVDHDVVSEEKDIDVNITVGHRVLFAGKIRYNGPPGKYDSKIEKSSFQYKDDEKNVIRYNITVNRNMANYSDVTIKDAFSSPNMTFLPDTFRIYKVDWSWNNGDWKWTNAQDMTETFKNQLVVNANGDGFTLPLGDTNGFGYMIEYRAKANYDLVDGEEITNVANMSYNGSENEQSTSTRTYQIAGGVAEGYVFTIKIHKVDEAGQPLQGAVFEVIRDRNQAVVGRLTTDSDGNASVGKLLRDNYTIREVTAPLGYDKLTEDIKISPDEFGSDKSVERRIENKKTPPKTPTEKEITFKKVDPNGKEIPGAELKIYSGDRVRPEAPPVADWTTEANTSKVIKLAPGTYTLTESYAPDGYQYVDDVTFTVNADGSITIVKKGTTDTVVTTGSVLSITDKEDTTPKAITFSKVNLGGNEIAGAQIKIYKGEKAEGTAVESWTSTDQPKQLNLEPGIYTFHEEAAPTGYLKVTDITFQVKPNGTVEVTKVGEKDSKGEDNRVVAQNSTLTVTDKDDDVARKITFSKISLGGVEIAGAQIKIFKGDKAEGTAVESWTSEAGKSKELSLAPGTYTFHEEAAPTGYLKVTDITFKVNYDGTVKVTNVGTKDAKGEDNTVVTDGSTIKVTDKDDDSPRKITFSKVNLGGTEIAGAQIKIYKGDKAEGTAVESWTSEAGKSKELNLAPGTYTFHEEAAPTGYLKVTDITFQVKHDGTVEVTNVGEKDSKGEDNKVVTNGSTVTVTDKDDDSPKAITFSKVSLGGTEIAGAQIKIYKGDKAEGTAVESWTSEAGKSKDLNLAPGTYTFHEEAAPTGYLKVTDITFKVKTDGTVEVTNVGEKDSKGEDNKVVTNGSTVTVTDKDDDLPRKITFSKVSLGGTEIAGAQIKIYKGDKAEGTAVESWTSEAGKSKDLNLAPGTYTFHEKAAPTGYLKVTDITFQVKHDGTVEVTNVGEKDSKGEENKVVTNGSTVTVTDKDDDLPRKITFSKVSLGGTEIAGAQIKIYKGDKAEGTAVESWTSEAGKSKDLNLAPGTYTFHEEAAPTGYLAVTDITFQVKHDGTVEVTNVGEKDSKGEENKVATNGSTVTVTDKDDDLPRKITFSKVSLGGTEIAGAQIKIFKGDKAEGTAVESWTSEAGKSKDLNLAPGTYTFHEEAAPTGYLKVTDITFQVKLDGTVEVTNVGEKDSKGEENKVVTNGSTVTVTDKDDDLPRKITFSKVSLGGTEIAGAEIKIYKGDKAEGTAVESWTSEAGKSKDLNLAPGTYTFHEEAAPTGYLKVTDITFQVKHDGTVEVTNVGEKDSKGEENKVATNGSTVTVTDKDDDLPRKITFSKVSLGGTEIAGAEIKIYKGDKAEGTAVESWTSEAGKSKDLNLAPGTYTFHEEAAPTGYLKVTDITFQVKYDGTVEVTNVGEKDSKGEENKVVTNGSTVTVTDKDDDLPRKITFSKVSLGGTEIAGAQIKIYKGDKAEGTAVESWTSEAGKSKDLNLAPGTYTFHEEAAPTGYLKVTDITFQVKHDGTVEVTNVGEKDSKGEENKVATNGSTVTVTDKDDDLPRKITFSKVSLGGTEIAGAEIKIYKGDKAEGTAVESWTSEAGKSKDLNLAPGTYTFHEEAAPTGYLKVTDITFQVKYDGTVEVTNVGEKDSKGEENKVVTNGSTVTVTDKDDDLPRKITFSKVNLAGEEIAGAKIQIFRGEKVAGNPVAEWTSKAKQSHVLDLTPGVYTFHEEAAPTGYLAVTDITFQVNYDGTVTVVNASGNQVEFKDGKLVVTDQTEPENPNLPNTGSESGQAALAAGLALLALGAGLVATKRRKED, from the coding sequence ATGAACAAGAAAATAAGATCTTGGATTCAGATCCTTATTCTTTGTTTGGGAGTTATTCTCCAATCATTTGCCCCTCTGACGCAAGTACATGCGACAGAGTATAATGATGTGATCACTAGTGTTGGTGTTGAAAACAGATCTGGTGAAGCTTTAACGCAAGGGTTGGATATTTGGCAAGAATTCCGTCTTACTGCAGATTTTGTTTTGCCAGATAATACGGTGCATGAAGGTGATACAACAACACTTCAATTGCCATCAGAGATTACATTTTCAAACTCTTCAGACATTGAATTACGAGATGCTTCTAACAATCTTGTAGCTACTGGTCGTTTAGATGCAGCTAGCAAAACGATTACTCTAACTTACACAAAGTTTGTTGAGAATAATTCTGGCGTTAGGGGGAAATTCTTTGTCTATGTTCGAGTTGACCATGATGTTGTTTCAGAAGAAAAAGACATTGATGTCAATATTACTGTAGGACATAGAGTTCTATTTGCAGGGAAAATCCGTTACAACGGCCCTCCAGGGAAATACGACTCTAAAATTGAAAAGAGTTCCTTCCAATACAAGGATGACGAGAAAAATGTAATCCGTTATAACATTACTGTAAACCGCAATATGGCGAACTACAGTGATGTCACTATCAAAGATGCTTTCTCTTCTCCAAATATGACCTTCCTACCAGATACTTTTCGTATTTACAAAGTAGATTGGAGTTGGAATAACGGAGACTGGAAATGGACTAATGCTCAGGATATGACCGAAACCTTTAAAAACCAACTAGTGGTAAATGCGAATGGTGATGGTTTCACCCTTCCTTTAGGAGATACTAATGGTTTTGGTTATATGATCGAGTATCGAGCTAAAGCGAATTATGATCTAGTCGATGGTGAGGAAATCACGAACGTAGCCAACATGAGCTACAATGGTAGTGAGAATGAACAATCAACCAGCACACGTACCTACCAGATTGCAGGTGGTGTTGCAGAAGGATATGTTTTCACCATTAAAATTCATAAGGTAGACGAAGCAGGCCAACCTCTGCAAGGTGCAGTTTTTGAAGTGATTCGTGATCGTAACCAAGCCGTTGTTGGACGATTGACAACAGATTCTGATGGTAACGCTAGTGTAGGCAAATTGTTGCGAGACAACTATACAATTCGTGAAGTAACTGCTCCTCTTGGCTATGACAAATTAACTGAAGATATTAAAATTTCTCCAGATGAGTTTGGTTCAGACAAATCAGTAGAACGTCGAATTGAAAATAAAAAGACACCTCCGAAGACTCCAACTGAAAAAGAAATTACTTTCAAAAAGGTGGATCCAAATGGGAAAGAAATCCCAGGTGCCGAACTTAAAATCTACAGCGGAGATCGTGTAAGACCAGAAGCTCCACCTGTAGCAGACTGGACAACAGAAGCTAATACTTCTAAAGTGATTAAATTAGCTCCTGGTACCTATACTCTAACAGAGTCCTATGCTCCAGATGGGTATCAGTATGTTGATGATGTTACCTTCACGGTCAATGCTGATGGTTCTATTACAATTGTCAAAAAAGGTACAACAGATACTGTCGTAACAACTGGTTCTGTTTTGTCAATCACTGACAAAGAGGATACAACTCCAAAGGCTATTACCTTCAGTAAAGTCAATCTTGGAGGAAATGAAATCGCTGGTGCACAGATTAAGATCTACAAGGGCGAAAAAGCTGAAGGTACAGCCGTAGAAAGCTGGACTTCAACTGACCAACCTAAGCAACTGAATCTTGAACCAGGCATCTACACTTTCCATGAGGAAGCAGCCCCAACTGGTTACCTCAAAGTAACGGATATCACTTTCCAAGTTAAACCTAACGGTACTGTTGAAGTGACAAAAGTAGGTGAAAAAGATTCTAAAGGTGAAGACAATCGTGTTGTAGCCCAAAATTCAACTCTGACAGTTACTGATAAAGATGACGATGTAGCTCGTAAAATCACGTTCAGTAAAATTAGTCTTGGTGGGGTTGAAATCGCAGGAGCACAAATCAAGATCTTCAAAGGCGATAAGGCAGAAGGTACAGCTGTAGAAAGCTGGACTTCAGAAGCTGGTAAGTCTAAAGAATTGAGTTTGGCCCCAGGTACTTACACCTTCCATGAGGAAGCAGCCCCAACTGGATACCTCAAAGTAACGGATATCACTTTCAAAGTTAACTATGATGGAACAGTTAAAGTGACGAATGTTGGTACTAAGGATGCTAAAGGCGAGGACAATACAGTCGTAACCGATGGTTCAACAATCAAAGTCACTGATAAAGATGACGATAGTCCACGTAAGATTACCTTTAGTAAGGTTAACCTTGGTGGTACAGAAATTGCAGGAGCTCAAATCAAGATCTACAAGGGCGACAAGGCAGAAGGCACAGCTGTAGAAAGCTGGACATCTGAAGCTGGTAAGTCTAAAGAGCTCAACTTGGCCCCAGGTACTTACACCTTCCATGAGGAAGCCGCTCCAACTGGTTACCTCAAAGTAACAGACATCACTTTCCAAGTCAAACATGATGGCACAGTGGAAGTGACCAACGTTGGTGAAAAAGACTCTAAGGGTGAAGACAACAAGGTCGTAACTAATGGCTCAACTGTTACAGTAACGGATAAAGACGATGATAGTCCAAAAGCCATTACTTTCAGTAAAGTTAGCCTTGGTGGAACAGAAATCGCAGGCGCTCAAATCAAGATCTACAAGGGCGACAAGGCAGAAGGCACAGCCGTAGAAAGCTGGACTTCAGAAGCTGGTAAGTCTAAAGACTTGAACTTGGCTCCAGGTACTTACACCTTCCATGAGGAAGCAGCCCCAACTGGTTACCTCAAAGTAACGGATATTACTTTCAAAGTGAAAACTGACGGAACAGTAGAAGTAACCAATGTCGGCGAGAAAGACTCTAAGGGTGAAGACAACAAGGTCGTAACCAACGGCTCAACTGTAACTGTAACTGATAAAGATGATGACCTTCCACGTAAGATCACCTTCAGCAAGGTTAGCCTTGGTGGAACAGAAATCGCAGGCGCTCAAATCAAGATCTACAAGGGCGACAAGGCAGAAGGCACAGCTGTAGAAAGCTGGACATCTGAAGCTGGCAAGTCTAAAGACTTGAACTTGGCTCCAGGTACTTACACCTTCCATGAGAAAGCAGCTCCAACTGGTTACCTCAAAGTAACGGACATCACTTTCCAAGTCAAACATGACGGCACAGTGGAAGTGACAAATGTTGGTGAGAAAGACTCTAAAGGTGAAGAAAACAAAGTCGTAACCAACGGCTCAACAGTAACTGTAACCGATAAAGACGATGACCTTCCACGTAAGATTACCTTCAGCAAGGTTAGCCTTGGTGGAACAGAAATCGCAGGCGCTCAAATCAAGATCTACAAGGGCGACAAGGCAGAAGGCACAGCCGTAGAAAGCTGGACTTCAGAAGCTGGTAAGTCTAAAGATCTCAACTTGGCTCCAGGAACTTACACCTTCCATGAGGAAGCAGCCCCAACTGGATACTTAGCAGTAACAGATATTACATTCCAAGTCAAACATGACGGCACAGTGGAAGTGACAAATGTTGGTGAAAAAGACTCTAAAGGTGAAGAAAACAAAGTTGCCACAAACGGTTCAACTGTAACTGTAACCGATAAAGACGATGACCTACCACGTAAGATTACCTTCAGCAAGGTTAGCCTTGGTGGAACAGAAATCGCAGGTGCTCAAATCAAGATCTTCAAGGGCGATAAGGCAGAAGGCACAGCCGTAGAAAGCTGGACTTCAGAAGCTGGTAAGTCTAAAGATCTCAACTTGGCGCCAGGTACTTACACCTTCCATGAGGAAGCAGCTCCAACTGGTTACCTCAAAGTAACGGACATCACTTTCCAAGTCAAACTTGACGGCACAGTGGAAGTGACAAATGTTGGTGAAAAAGACTCTAAAGGTGAAGAAAACAAAGTCGTAACCAACGGCTCAACTGTAACTGTAACCGATAAAGACGATGACCTACCACGTAAGATTACCTTCAGCAAGGTTAGCCTTGGTGGAACAGAAATCGCAGGTGCAGAGATTAAGATCTATAAAGGCGATAAGGCAGAAGGCACAGCCGTAGAAAGCTGGACTTCAGAAGCTGGTAAGTCTAAAGATCTCAACTTGGCGCCAGGTACTTACACCTTCCATGAGGAAGCCGCTCCAACTGGTTACCTCAAAGTAACGGACATCACTTTCCAAGTCAAACATGATGGCACAGTGGAAGTGACAAACGTTGGTGAGAAAGACTCTAAGGGTGAAGAAAACAAAGTTGCCACAAACGGTTCAACAGTAACTGTAACCGATAAAGACGATGACCTTCCACGTAAGATCACCTTCAGCAAGGTTAGCCTTGGTGGAACAGAAATCGCTGGTGCAGAGATTAAGATCTATAAAGGCGACAAGGCAGAAGGCACAGCCGTAGAAAGCTGGACTTCAGAAGCTGGTAAGTCTAAAGATCTCAACTTGGCTCCAGGCACTTACACCTTCCATGAGGAAGCAGCTCCAACTGGTTACCTCAAAGTAACGGACATCACTTTCCAAGTCAAATACGACGGCACAGTGGAAGTGACAAATGTTGGTGAGAAAGACTCTAAAGGTGAAGAAAACAAAGTCGTAACCAACGGCTCAACAGTAACTGTAACCGACAAAGACGATGACCTTCCACGTAAGATCACCTTCAGCAAGGTTAGCCTTGGTGGAACAGAAATCGCTGGTGCACAAATCAAGATCTACAAGGGCGACAAGGCAGAAGGTACAGCCGTAGAAAGCTGGACTTCAGAAGCTGGTAAGTCTAAAGACTTGAACTTGGCACCTGGCACTTACACCTTCCATGAGGAAGCAGCTCCAACAGGCTACCTCAAAGTAACCGACATCACTTTCCAAGTCAAACATGACGGCACAGTGGAAGTAACCAATGTTGGAGAAAAAGACTCTAAGGGTGAAGAAAACAAAGTTGCCACAAACGGTTCAACTGTAACTGTAACTGATAAAGATGATGACCTTCCACGTAAGATCACCTTCAGCAAGGTTAGCCTTGGTGGAACAGAAATCGCTGGTGCAGAGATTAAGATCTATAAAGGCGACAAGGCAGAAGGCACAGCCGTAGAAAGCTGGACTTCAGAAGCTGGTAAGTCTAAAGATCTCAACTTGGCTCCAGGCACTTACACCTTCCATGAGGAAGCAGCTCCAACTGGTTACCTCAAAGTAACGGACATCACTTTCCAAGTCAAATACGACGGCACAGTGGAAGTGACAAATGTTGGTGAGAAAGACTCTAAAGGTGAAGAAAACAAAGTCGTAACCAACGGCTCAACAGTAACTGTAACCGACAAAGACGATGACCTTCCACGTAAGATCACCTTCAGCAAGGTAAATCTAGCGGGTGAAGAAATCGCGGGTGCAAAAATCCAAATTTTCCGTGGAGAAAAAGTTGCAGGTAATCCTGTGGCTGAATGGACTTCAAAAGCCAAACAATCACATGTACTTGATTTGACTCCGGGAGTATATACTTTCCATGAAGAGGCCGCTCCAACTGGATACTTAGCAGTAACAGATATTACATTCCAAGTTAACTACGACGGAACTGTAACAGTGGTAAATGCTAGTGGAAATCAGGTTGAGTTTAAGGATGGTAAGTTAGTAGTAACGGACCAAACTGAACCAGAAAATCCTAACCTACCAAACACTGGAAGCGAATCTGGACAAGCTGCATTAGCAGCAGGTTTAGCTCTTCTAGCTTTAGGTGCAGGTCTTGTTGCAACTAAACGAAGAAAAGAAGACTAA
- a CDS encoding Cna B-type domain-containing protein encodes MKNKKFWLPILTSLACLLGIIFAPNSVQAKELKNVISNIGIWEVDNGKFIKPDANGVYTLSPEHHNYSNYKFTVDYDLSAYDGKLEDGDTFTFTVPSPLTVRNETFDLKDKETDLVIGETQIVSNGDNNGGKATITLKNLKTYLEKKGGYQVQNVKGNFFVGFSSKNELSNETLRFDKTETINEITHQIKVKKGGTADYSEGIGRANFNKYHGLIYKEDWTSKALNKSGKYLHSWYVRVNPKQAAYNKIEIHDWVDPNASPMQMIPETFSVTAGWYDQYYYFKDEVVLEAGKDYQVKWNDSYTEFTLTINNASSILAKNGKPAAFRINYKTSAPADGTQVQNNAEMKGDDQILTYDDYSNKTVVKQIGNSVVASGGTIQLETGYRIILYKVDELTHDRLKGAKFKITPPAGATAKEEIVTTNDDGIAESSIYSESDIKKGNFTVTEIEAPEGYELNPTPFEMTVGQDGAIKTVTNKRSKAKVKIKANKKLTGRELKAEEFEFTLTDQDGKVKETVKNDKDGNIAFSELEFDKAGTYTFKIAEKAGSDTNIKYDTKTVTATVTVADKGKGALEATVSYDDEKAFENTYTPAKTEVPVKKVWKDENNQDGKRPTSVTVKLLADGQDTGKTLELTEANGWAGSFKDLDADKGGTPIQYTVVEVTVAGYTSEITGDAASGFTITNSYSPETVDVKATKNWDDANNQDGKRPTKITINLLADGKKVDSKEIQAAADGTWTATFEKLAKYKAGKEIKYTVTEEAVAEYEATITDFTITNKYAPKEIDYKVTKVWNDANNQDGKRPESVTVQLYKKVGNADPVAVEGKKLTLTAKEKTDDNTWVASFTNLPQYEAGKEITYSIKEVDVPAGYESSVTGQVVTNNYTPKTVVLSGTKVWKDNNNQDGKRTTSVKVQILNGEKVVQEIEVSEKTGWKFESKKLPKYENGKEIKYTVKETAMTEYKATITTDKDGKYTITNEHTPEKTAVKGHKIWKDEDNKDGIRPASITVKLLADGKETGQTATVSETSGWTYEFTGLDRYQEGKEIAYTVEEVNVPDGYTASVEGYNITNTHTPEKPTPGKPNEPGKPKKGGELPNTGSESNQATLVAGIALLGLGTGFLARRKKED; translated from the coding sequence ATGAAGAACAAGAAATTCTGGTTACCCATCCTAACTTCTCTGGCCTGTTTGCTAGGGATAATCTTTGCTCCAAATTCAGTTCAAGCAAAGGAACTGAAGAACGTTATCAGTAATATTGGAATTTGGGAGGTTGATAATGGTAAGTTTATAAAACCGGATGCGAATGGTGTTTATACACTTTCTCCTGAGCATCATAACTACTCAAATTATAAATTCACTGTTGATTACGATTTGAGCGCCTATGATGGTAAATTAGAGGACGGTGATACCTTTACCTTTACTGTTCCGAGTCCTTTAACGGTTAGAAATGAAACCTTTGATTTAAAAGATAAGGAAACCGATCTGGTTATCGGAGAAACCCAAATTGTATCAAACGGGGATAATAATGGTGGTAAGGCAACTATTACATTAAAAAATCTGAAAACCTATCTTGAGAAAAAAGGTGGCTATCAAGTCCAAAACGTTAAAGGGAATTTCTTTGTTGGTTTTAGTTCTAAAAATGAATTAAGCAATGAAACGCTTCGTTTTGATAAAACGGAAACCATAAATGAAATTACCCATCAAATCAAGGTGAAAAAAGGTGGTACAGCTGATTATTCTGAAGGAATCGGTCGAGCTAATTTCAATAAATATCATGGTTTGATTTACAAAGAGGATTGGACATCCAAGGCTCTAAATAAGAGTGGAAAATACTTACACAGCTGGTATGTTCGTGTTAATCCGAAACAAGCAGCCTATAATAAAATTGAAATTCATGACTGGGTAGATCCAAATGCTTCACCAATGCAGATGATCCCTGAAACATTTAGCGTCACGGCAGGTTGGTATGATCAATATTATTACTTTAAAGATGAAGTGGTTTTAGAAGCTGGTAAGGATTATCAAGTAAAATGGAATGATTCTTACACAGAATTTACTTTAACAATTAACAATGCATCTTCAATTCTTGCGAAGAACGGTAAACCAGCAGCATTTCGAATTAATTATAAAACAAGTGCTCCAGCTGATGGCACGCAAGTCCAAAACAATGCTGAAATGAAGGGTGATGACCAGATTCTAACATATGACGACTATAGTAATAAGACAGTCGTTAAGCAAATCGGAAACTCAGTCGTTGCTTCTGGTGGTACAATTCAGTTAGAAACTGGTTACCGTATCATTCTTTACAAGGTCGACGAGCTGACTCATGACCGTCTAAAAGGAGCAAAATTCAAGATTACTCCTCCGGCAGGAGCTACGGCTAAAGAGGAAATTGTAACGACAAATGATGACGGAATTGCTGAGTCATCTATTTACTCAGAAAGTGATATCAAGAAAGGGAACTTTACAGTAACCGAGATTGAAGCTCCTGAGGGATATGAGTTGAATCCTACTCCATTTGAGATGACTGTTGGACAAGATGGAGCTATCAAAACAGTTACAAATAAACGTAGCAAAGCTAAAGTTAAGATTAAAGCTAATAAAAAACTTACAGGACGTGAGTTGAAGGCTGAAGAGTTTGAATTCACTTTAACAGACCAAGATGGTAAGGTGAAAGAAACTGTGAAGAATGACAAAGACGGAAACATTGCTTTCTCAGAATTGGAATTCGACAAAGCAGGGACTTATACCTTTAAAATTGCTGAAAAAGCTGGCAGTGATACAAACATCAAGTACGACACTAAAACTGTCACGGCTACAGTTACTGTAGCGGACAAGGGTAAAGGTGCACTTGAAGCAACTGTTTCTTACGATGATGAAAAAGCTTTCGAGAATACTTACACTCCAGCAAAAACGGAAGTTCCTGTGAAGAAAGTATGGAAGGACGAGAACAACCAAGACGGTAAACGTCCAACTTCTGTCACAGTTAAATTGCTTGCAGATGGTCAAGATACTGGTAAAACACTTGAATTGACTGAAGCAAATGGTTGGGCTGGAAGCTTCAAAGACCTTGATGCTGATAAAGGCGGCACACCAATCCAGTACACGGTAGTAGAAGTAACTGTTGCTGGTTACACTTCTGAAATTACTGGTGATGCTGCATCTGGATTCACCATCACAAATAGCTATTCACCAGAAACAGTTGATGTAAAAGCAACTAAGAACTGGGATGACGCTAATAACCAAGACGGCAAACGTCCGACTAAGATTACAATCAATCTTTTAGCAGACGGTAAGAAAGTTGATTCGAAAGAAATTCAGGCTGCTGCAGACGGAACATGGACTGCTACATTCGAAAAATTAGCAAAATATAAAGCTGGTAAAGAAATCAAATACACTGTAACAGAAGAAGCCGTAGCAGAATACGAAGCGACTATTACAGACTTTACCATCACAAACAAATATGCTCCTAAAGAAATTGACTACAAGGTAACAAAAGTATGGAACGATGCGAACAACCAAGATGGTAAACGTCCTGAGTCCGTAACGGTTCAACTTTATAAAAAAGTAGGAAATGCAGATCCAGTAGCCGTTGAAGGTAAGAAATTGACCTTAACAGCTAAGGAAAAGACTGATGATAACACTTGGGTAGCATCCTTCACCAATCTTCCACAATACGAAGCTGGAAAAGAAATCACCTATTCTATCAAGGAAGTGGATGTACCAGCTGGTTACGAATCTTCTGTGACTGGTCAAGTAGTTACAAACAATTACACACCAAAAACAGTAGTTCTTTCCGGAACTAAGGTTTGGAAAGATAACAACAACCAAGACGGTAAACGTACAACATCTGTGAAAGTTCAAATTCTTAACGGAGAAAAAGTTGTTCAAGAAATTGAAGTTTCAGAAAAAACTGGCTGGAAGTTCGAATCTAAAAAACTTCCTAAGTATGAGAATGGTAAAGAAATCAAGTATACTGTCAAAGAAACTGCTATGACAGAATACAAAGCAACCATCACTACAGATAAGGATGGAAAGTACACCATTACCAACGAACATACTCCAGAAAAAACAGCTGTAAAAGGTCATAAGATCTGGAAAGATGAAGATAACAAAGATGGCATCCGTCCAGCATCTATCACCGTAAAACTTCTTGCAGATGGTAAGGAAACTGGTCAGACAGCTACAGTGTCAGAAACAAGTGGCTGGACTTATGAGTTTACAGGTCTTGATCGTTATCAAGAAGGTAAGGAGATTGCCTACACTGTTGAAGAAGTGAATGTTCCAGATGGTTATACAGCTTCAGTAGAAGGTTACAACATTACAAATACACACACTCCTGAAAAACCAACACCTGGTAAACCAAATGAACCAGGTAAGCCTAAAAAAGGTGGGGAATTACCTAATACAGGAAGCGAGTCTAACCAAGCGACTCTAGTAGCGGGAATCGCCCTTCTTGGATTGGGAACAGGATTCTTGGCAAGACGCAAAAAAGAAGATTAA
- a CDS encoding class I SAM-dependent methyltransferase, protein MIETRLQDKLKSGLEVENFQKDGDIYLSLNPDYLSGDNAKYMTMYNRMARWYDMSEKWIGPLLHGKAIDKLRRDLMEEIEWKDNLSVLYVSIGTGQDLRYIPETIDLKSLDFVGVDISISMLKKCQRSCAKKTNLQLFHACAEELPFADNSFDIVYHIGGINFFNDKAKAMQEMLRVAKPGTKILIADETADYVDQQYKKNHFSKDYFKDATVDLSEIENAVPSEVKEKEMKLLWDGKFYALTFRK, encoded by the coding sequence ATGATTGAAACAAGATTACAAGATAAATTAAAGTCAGGTTTAGAGGTAGAAAATTTTCAAAAAGATGGCGATATCTATCTGTCTCTTAATCCAGATTATCTATCTGGAGATAATGCTAAATACATGACCATGTATAACCGTATGGCTCGCTGGTACGATATGAGTGAGAAATGGATAGGACCACTTCTCCACGGCAAGGCGATTGATAAGTTGAGAAGGGATCTGATGGAGGAAATAGAATGGAAAGATAATTTATCTGTTCTTTATGTCTCTATAGGGACTGGTCAAGACCTCCGTTATATTCCTGAGACAATTGACCTGAAAAGTTTAGACTTTGTAGGGGTAGATATTTCTATCAGTATGCTAAAAAAATGCCAGAGATCTTGCGCTAAAAAGACCAATTTGCAACTTTTCCATGCTTGCGCGGAGGAACTACCCTTTGCGGATAATAGTTTTGACATTGTCTACCATATTGGCGGAATCAATTTTTTCAATGATAAGGCCAAGGCTATGCAGGAAATGCTACGAGTGGCGAAGCCAGGAACCAAAATTTTAATCGCAGATGAGACGGCTGACTATGTGGATCAGCAATATAAGAAAAATCATTTTAGTAAGGATTATTTTAAAGACGCTACTGTTGATTTGAGTGAAATTGAGAATGCTGTTCCAAGCGAAGTTAAGGAAAAGGAAATGAAACTTCTTTGGGATGGCAAATTCTACGCCTTGACATTTAGGAAATAA
- a CDS encoding DUF3397 domain-containing protein produces MGMILMKIASILLLILTLVVCFIVTKLFGLRKIGFNFADLAFPLLVFEYHLITAKAFTHNFLPRLGVALSLLAILLVVFFLVKKRSFYYPKFIKFFWRAGFLLTLIIYIAMIVELMMLP; encoded by the coding sequence ATTGGTATGATTTTAATGAAAATAGCATCTATTTTATTATTGATATTAACCTTGGTGGTTTGCTTTATTGTCACCAAGCTTTTTGGACTTAGGAAAATAGGATTTAATTTCGCGGATCTAGCTTTTCCACTTTTGGTATTTGAGTACCATCTGATTACTGCTAAAGCCTTTACCCACAACTTTCTACCGCGACTTGGAGTCGCACTTTCTCTCCTAGCAATCCTCCTTGTAGTCTTTTTCCTTGTCAAAAAACGAAGTTTTTATTACCCTAAATTCATCAAATTCTTCTGGAGAGCCGGTTTTCTCCTTACCTTAATCATCTACATAGCTATGATTGTCGAATTGATGATGCTCCCATAA